The Eremothecium cymbalariae DBVPG#7215 chromosome 7, complete sequence genome contains the following window.
GAAAGATCATTAAATAAGAATATGTTTATCTTCCCATTATTTGTTAGTGATGATCCGGATGAAGAGAAGCCCATTGAGTCCTTGCCAAATATTAAACGTTTTGGTATCAATAAATTGGCAGCTTATCTGAAAACCTTAGTTACCAAAGGCCTTCGTTCTGTGCTTTTGTTTGGAGTTCCTTTGAAGCCTGGTTGTAAAGATGAAGTTGGAACCGCTGCTGATGATCCAGAGGGACCTGTAATTCAGGCAATTAAGCTGCTTCGCCGGGATTTTCCTGAATTATATATTCTGTGTGATGTTTGTTTATGTGAGTACACTTCTCATGGCCATTGTGGTGTTCTATTCGACGATGGCACCATCAATAGGGAATTGTCAGTCCGTCGGATTGCTGCAGTAGCTGTCAATTATGCCAAGGCAGGGGCGCATTGTGTAGCTCCAAGTGATATGATTGATGGCAGAATCAAAGAAATTAAGTTGGGTTTAATACAGGCTCGTCTAGCGCACAAGACATTTGTTATGAGCTACGCTGCGAAATTTAGCGGCAACCTGTATGGTCCATTCCGTGATGCAGCATGTTCCATGCCATCATATGGTGACCGTAAGTGTTACCAGTTACCATTGGGAGGTCGTGGCTTGGCTAGACGTGCTTTAAGACGAGATTTGGGAGAAGGTGCAGATGGAATAATTGTTAAGCCTTCCACGTTTTATTTGGATATTATGGCAGATGCTTCAGAAATTGCGAAAGATGTTCCAATATGCGCTTACCATGTTTCTGGTGAGTATGCAATGTTACACGCAGGCGCTAAAGCTGGTGTAGTGGATCTCAAATCCATTGCCTTTGAGTCTCATCAAGGCTTTTTGAGAGCTGGTGCCAGGTTAATCATTAGTTATATGACTCCTGAATTCTTAGACTGGTTAAGTTGAGCCAACGAATTTTTAACGAATGAAATAGGACACAATAAAAGACTAAAATTATAATGaattatatatcttttcATGCGTAAATACTATGCTTTGATACTTCacaaataatatttatacaTCTTTGGTAAGTAAATGAATCGTATTATGCAGGCATTGGCTTCTTCAGAGCCTTACTGTGAAGAAGAGCCTTGTCCTCTTCAGCTGATTCTTCCGTTAAATTCTTGGCAGGTTCGTTGTGTCTCACTTCTGGTAGTCCCTCAGTGGATGGGAACGCTTCCACATCCGTTTGTTTAGCATTAATTTCGGCATCTAGTATATCTAattctttatcaatttcttgTTGGAAATTTCCGACAAAGCTGACCGTACTATTCCCTAATACCTCATCTATTTCTTCTTGGTAAGCTACTTGTTCTGCAAAATCATCCATTAACTCCTCCACCCCAGAAAACTCTCtattcaacttctttaataCTTCATTCCCATGAGTTAAACCTTCTATAAATTGCTTCTCAACCAACTTGAATTCTATTGTCATAAGCATGTTCTCCAAATTAATCAACTGATCAGAACACTGATCCAGCAAATGTTGCTGATAATGAATCCTTTTAAGTAATAAACGTGCTCTTGCATTCTTCTTGAATTTTTCCTTCTCTGCAATTGCTATATTCCTGAGTTCTTTACGTTCTTGTTCAATAAGTGTATCTGTACGCTTTGAATACCGATGCAAGTTATCCTTTGCCAGCTTTAATTGGAGTATTGCTTTATCTGTAGCTGTCACTTGAATCTTACTGCCCTTTTGACCCATTAATAGTGCTTATAAATACTTATATTCTAGAGCTTTAGATGCTCCTAAAACTGCATTTACTTCTGAACTGTTTAAAGGGTTTGATTCCCTTGGTAACTAAATTCTACTTTAGGGTtcaataatagaaaataaatCCGCTTTCTACTATTTACTACGACTATTTGTTCATTGAATTAAAACACACAAAAAAGCTATGGCCCTGATCCTCATATAATGTTCCCAATACTTTCGAAACTCAATTCGTCAAAATAAtctatatacatatatttggGATACCAATTTGCATTTTGAGCCGTTACTTTATTTACATCTGTCCATCTAATGGTATTTTCAGGAAATGATAAAAGGGAGACCATTGGAAGGAGAGAAATGATCGATAATCAGCCAATTCTGCGTTAAAACCCCTCTGTCAACGGATTATAAATGGGTATCAAAGATATAACGAATGATATTACTTGATGAGTTTTTAAGTGTAGAGTGATAACGAGAGTCGTTATAACCCAAATCTATATCATACAAATCCATTAATttaaagaacaagaagcaAATATCAATGAAGCTTTAAATATGTTGTAACGCAAAGGATTAAAAGAGCATATGACTCTTATTTCATGGAATCCTGGGATTCCAAAATGGTTGATTACTTTGAGTTCTTCACTGAGTTAGATTTGGTATACGCCGTTCATACCTTCCAGAAGGTGATTTATCAACTGCGATTACGAAGCATTGATTTTGCTAGCACTACTATTCCCACACTGGCTTCCATAGATCGTTAAATGGTATAGGCActagtatatatatatataatatgaaTGTGATGGGTGAAACGATGCTGTTGATCGTATTGTTACCCTGGTTCAGGTACCAACttatatcacgtgattagCACGTGATCATAATTGTTCGACGGtggaaaaattttcttcGAGCTGAAAGACATTGCTCAGAAATACATGCAGGAAGAAAGGGAGACAATTACATAATCTATAGCCATATTACCTCGAACCACACATTTATGATGACCatcaaagttttaaaatatactgaataatatactctttttatttgttttaaagAGAAAGTTTATCTAATTAATCATCTGTTATAAGCTGGTCGATTTTTTAAATCGAAGTACTATAGATATCCAGGGTTTATAATAGCTCTtataaagttgaagaaatggTGGATAACCGTCATCAAGTCATTGATTTAGTGGGTAACACACCGCTAATCGAATTATCCAAGCTACCCGCAGCTTTGAATATTAAGCCTAAAGTTTATGCGAAATTAGAATTGTATAATCCTGGTGGTTCGATCAAGGACCGTATTGCAAAGTCTATGATTGAGCATGCTGAGGCGGAGGGTATAATTAATCCGTCTAGGACGACTTTGATTGAGCCGACTTCAGGTAATACAGGTATCGGTTTAGCATTGATTGGTGCTATTAAGGGCTACAgaactattattactttaCCCGAAAAGATGTCTAATGAGAAGGTTTCTGTGTTGAAGGCTTTAGGTGCTGAAATTATCAGAACACCGACTGCGGCAGCATGGGATTCTCCAGAGTCTCATATTGGAGTGGCTAAGAGATTAGAAAAAGAGATTCCAGGGGCCATAATTTTGGATCAGTATAACAATATAAGAAACCCATTGGCTCATTATAATGGTACAGGCAGGGAGATTCACGAACAATTGAACAGTTTAGGGCTATTTAATAAGTTACATGGTGTCGTTGCAGGTGCAGGGACTGGTGGTACCATTTCTGGTATCTCCCGGTATTTAAAAGAACAGAACGACAAAATCCAGATCATTGGAGCTGATCCGAAGGGTTCTATTTTAGCTCAACCTGCTTCTTTGAATGATTCTGATGTAACTGAGTACAAGGTTGAGGGTATTGGTTACGACTTTGTCCCAGAGGTTTTGGACAGATCTTTGGTTGATTATTGGTATAAGACTGAAGACAAGTCTGCCTTCAAGTACGCTCGTCAGTTGATTTCCAATGAGGGTGTATTGATTGGTGGTTCTTCTGGTTCTGCTTTCGCTGCATTAGTTCAATACACACAGGATCACCCAGAATTGACCGAGGATGATGTTCTTGTTGTAATCTTCCCAGATTCCATTAGGTCATACTTGACTaaatttgttgatgatgagtgGCTGAAGACGAACAATTTGTGGGATGATTCTATCATCGCTCCTCTTGCAAAGAATGACGTGGACGCCTTTAAGGGTGCAGTCGTTAAGGATTTGGACTTGAAACCCGTTGTTTCTGTTAACGAAACAGCTCCCATTACAGAAGTTGTCAAAATTCTCAAAGATCATGGTTTCGATCAACTTCCAGTTTTGGCAGAAAATAGTAAGAAATTGGTGGGCTTGGTTACGTTATCGcaattattgaagaaattatctTCCGGTAAGGATGTTCGAAGCATCAAAGGGTTATTCTACGACTTCAGAAAGTTAAATAACTTTGATGAGATATCTTCTTACAATGAAAATAAAtctggaaagaaaaagtTCGTCAGATTTACTGTTGAATCTACACTGTCTGAATTGAACCATTTCTTTGAAAGACACTCAGCTGCCATCATCACCCAGGGTTTGACTCCTGTACACATTGTCACCAAAGTAGATTTACTATCCTATTTGGCCTAAATTGGTCAAAATTAATTACAATTGACTtatttcaaacaaaaaacgCTGGGTTATTTTCTCTTTGAAAAGGATTCCAATTTATATTgacatataatatttaaataaCATTATGATATGAATTTTGTTACTACCTAGCTTATTCTGTCATAAGGGTTTCTATAAGATGTGTAAAATACCATAAAGTGGATAATAAAAACCAAGATAATAGAAAAAGGTTACTTCTTATTTAAGCCTAAAACATTCATTAATGGTGCTAACTGATCAGGCCCTAAGCTGATTCCAGATTTTTCTAATTGGGCTTTTAAATCTCGCATTGCTTCACGAACATCCTTGTCCATCATAATCTTAATCATTTGCCAAGCGGTTAGAGGTCCATTTTCACTCTCTGGGTTCATCAAACCCTTATCCTTCATAAGGGTACTAAGGTGATCAAGAGAGGAAGTTATATTAGGATGAGCCTGAATTTCGGCCATTAATTTCTGAACTTTCAAGTGTGCATCGAGATTTTCTGGTGATTTATCCCACGAAGTTGCATAATTTTTAATGGTCACAGAAGTACCAATCTTGGTACGACGGAGAACATGAACATGGCTCGATCTTGTAATAGTTCTTGACAATATACGTCCAAATGATGCACCTAGAATCATAATATATGGCCCcaatattggaaaaagtTCGTGATCTACATTGGTTTGAGACTTTTATATAAAgataacaatattt
Protein-coding sequences here:
- the HEM2 gene encoding porphobilinogen synthase HEM2 (similar to Ashbya gossypii AGR015C), whose amino-acid sequence is MGHTAEFLAANETEISSVLSGGYNHPLLREWQNERSLNKNMFIFPLFVSDDPDEEKPIESLPNIKRFGINKLAAYLKTLVTKGLRSVLLFGVPLKPGCKDEVGTAADDPEGPVIQAIKLLRRDFPELYILCDVCLCEYTSHGHCGVLFDDGTINRELSVRRIAAVAVNYAKAGAHCVAPSDMIDGRIKEIKLGLIQARLAHKTFVMSYAAKFSGNLYGPFRDAACSMPSYGDRKCYQLPLGGRGLARRALRRDLGEGADGIIVKPSTFYLDIMADASEIAKDVPICAYHVSGEYAMLHAGAKAGVVDLKSIAFESHQGFLRAGARLIISYMTPEFLDWLS
- the CYS4 gene encoding cystathionine beta-synthase CYS4 (similar to Ashbya gossypii AGR012C) yields the protein MVDNRHQVIDLVGNTPLIELSKLPAALNIKPKVYAKLELYNPGGSIKDRIAKSMIEHAEAEGIINPSRTTLIEPTSGNTGIGLALIGAIKGYRTIITLPEKMSNEKVSVLKALGAEIIRTPTAAAWDSPESHIGVAKRLEKEIPGAIILDQYNNIRNPLAHYNGTGREIHEQLNSLGLFNKLHGVVAGAGTGGTISGISRYLKEQNDKIQIIGADPKGSILAQPASLNDSDVTEYKVEGIGYDFVPEVLDRSLVDYWYKTEDKSAFKYARQLISNEGVLIGGSSGSAFAALVQYTQDHPELTEDDVLVVIFPDSIRSYLTKFVDDEWLKTNNLWDDSIIAPLAKNDVDAFKGAVVKDLDLKPVVSVNETAPITEVVKILKDHGFDQLPVLAENSKKLVGLVTLSQLLKKLSSGKDVRSIKGLFYDFRKLNNFDEISSYNENKSGKKKFVRFTVESTLSELNHFFERHSAAIITQGLTPVHIVTKVDLLSYLA
- the VPS20 gene encoding ESCRT-III subunit protein VPS20 (similar to Ashbya gossypii AGR014W), with translation MGQKGSKIQVTATDKAILQLKLAKDNLHRYSKRTDTLIEQERKELRNIAIAEKEKFKKNARARLLLKRIHYQQHLLDQCSDQLINLENMLMTIEFKLVEKQFIEGLTHGNEVLKKLNREFSGVEELMDDFAEQVAYQEEIDEVLGNSTVSFVGNFQQEIDKELDILDAEINAKQTDVEAFPSTEGLPEVRHNEPAKNLTEESAEEDKALLHSKALKKPMPA
- the DPC13 gene encoding Dpc13p (similar to Saccharomyces cerevisiae YGL041W-A); this encodes MILGASFGRILSRTITRSSHVHVLRRTKIGTSVTIKNYATSWDKSPENLDAHLKVQKLMAEIQAHPNITSSLDHLSTLMKDKGLMNPESENGPLTAWQMIKIMMDKDVREAMRDLKAQLEKSGISLGPDQLAPLMNVLGLNKK